A single window of Desulfonatronovibrio hydrogenovorans DSM 9292 DNA harbors:
- a CDS encoding DegQ family serine endoprotease, whose translation MRRFLLSFIFFFISFFLLSQTSWAGLPQFADLAEKSGQAVVNISTVKLVERPDIRQFFRGFPERRHPFEDFFDQFERFFGEPERGPQEQRSLGSGFIISQDGYIVTNNHVIAGADQIKVTFQIEGSDRNFDAQVIGSDPETDLALLKIETDIDLPVLKFGDSEKLRVGEWVVAIGNPFGLSHTVTAGIISAKGRIIGAGPYDNFIQTDASINPGNSGGPLLNLKGEVIGINTAIVAAGQGIGFAIPSTMAQDIIQQLQTDQKVSRGWLGVTIQNLDENTARALGLDEAKGALVAGVTQGDPAEQAGIQAGDVILAINDLPVENSTDLTRRIGGIAPGSETRITIWRDGETVSLSVTLGERDTQRLAGTQRVEPEETRETELGLSIRPPSPEEASALGLDSPRGLLVSQVESGSKAHRADIVSGDLILQANGRQVNSVQEFNRILNEDARPKNVLMLLINRQGQNLFRTIPLDN comes from the coding sequence ATGCGTAGATTCTTATTGAGCTTTATTTTTTTCTTTATATCTTTTTTCCTGCTCAGCCAGACATCCTGGGCAGGACTTCCCCAGTTTGCTGATCTGGCAGAAAAGTCAGGCCAAGCAGTGGTCAATATCAGCACTGTCAAGCTGGTGGAGCGACCGGACATAAGGCAATTTTTCCGCGGTTTCCCGGAACGGAGACATCCCTTTGAAGATTTCTTTGACCAGTTTGAACGCTTTTTTGGTGAACCGGAAAGAGGCCCCCAGGAGCAGCGTTCACTGGGGTCCGGCTTCATAATCTCCCAGGACGGCTATATTGTGACCAACAACCATGTCATTGCCGGGGCTGACCAGATCAAGGTCACCTTCCAGATAGAGGGAAGCGACCGAAATTTCGACGCCCAGGTCATAGGGTCTGACCCTGAAACAGATCTGGCTCTGCTCAAAATCGAAACAGACATTGATCTTCCAGTCCTTAAATTCGGGGATTCTGAAAAGCTGAGGGTCGGTGAATGGGTCGTGGCCATTGGCAATCCCTTTGGCCTCAGCCATACAGTTACCGCCGGCATAATCAGTGCCAAAGGCAGAATAATCGGAGCCGGGCCCTACGATAACTTCATTCAGACCGATGCCTCCATCAATCCCGGCAACAGCGGAGGCCCGCTGCTGAACCTCAAGGGCGAGGTTATCGGGATCAATACAGCCATTGTTGCGGCTGGCCAGGGAATCGGCTTTGCCATCCCCAGCACCATGGCCCAGGATATTATCCAGCAGCTCCAAACAGATCAAAAGGTGAGCCGGGGCTGGCTGGGAGTCACCATTCAGAATCTGGACGAAAATACAGCCAGGGCCCTGGGCCTGGATGAAGCCAAAGGTGCCCTGGTGGCCGGGGTGACCCAGGGTGATCCGGCTGAACAGGCAGGGATTCAGGCCGGAGATGTCATCCTGGCCATCAATGACCTGCCGGTGGAGAACTCCACTGATTTGACCAGAAGGATCGGCGGTATTGCTCCTGGATCAGAAACCCGGATAACCATCTGGCGCGACGGGGAAACCGTCAGCCTTTCCGTTACTCTGGGTGAAAGGGACACCCAGCGACTGGCCGGAACCCAGAGGGTCGAGCCCGAAGAAACCAGGGAAACCGAGCTTGGACTGTCCATAAGACCGCCCAGCCCGGAAGAGGCTTCAGCCCTGGGACTGGACAGCCCCAGAGGACTGCTGGTTTCTCAGGTGGAATCCGGCTCCAAGGCCCATAGAGCTGATATTGTGTCTGGCGACCTGATTCTGCAGGCCAATGGCAGGCAGGTAAACAGTGTTCAGGAGTTCAACCGGATCCTGAACGAAGATGCCAGGCCGAAAAATGTGCTTATGCTCCTCATCAACCGGCAGGGGCAAAACCTGTTCCGGACCATACCTCTGGACAACTGA